The following proteins are co-located in the Vigna angularis cultivar LongXiaoDou No.4 chromosome 2, ASM1680809v1, whole genome shotgun sequence genome:
- the LOC128195629 gene encoding uncharacterized protein LOC128195629, whose amino-acid sequence MVPATLPTTVAPSSSSVGPPPTPAIHPPPTSAIHPPPTPAVDPTPTSAIHPPPTPAIDPTPTSAIHHSPTPATDPLPPPVIITPTPSPMLIIPTPPPSFAIIVPKPRGTELLKRVAPCILAQALGRAIHVDEVFAQTHVRKASRGGTLKHQPSSSTTTADEAVVCLTQALEQHDQEITDLRAEFKNFKALMIG is encoded by the exons atgGTGCCTGCTACACTACCTACCACTGTTGCCCCCAGTtcatcatctgtggggcctcctcctacccctgcAATACACCCTCCTCCTACCTCTGCAATACACCCTCCTCCTACCCCtgcagtagaccctactcctacCTCTGCAATACACCCTCCTCCTACCCCTGCAATAGACCCTACTCCTACCTCTGCAATACACCATTCTCCTACCCCAGCAacagaccctcttcctcctcctgtgATTATAACCCCTACTCCTTCCCCTATGCTTATTAtccccactcctccccct AGTTTCGCAATAATTGTGCCAAAGCCTAGAGGAACAGAGCTTCTGAAaagggtggcaccctgcatactg gcacaagctctAGGACGGGCgatccatgttgatgaggtctttgcacagactcatgttcgGAAGG CatcgagaggaggtactctgaagcatcaaccttcttcttccaccactactgCTGACGAGGCCGTTGTCTGCCTCACGCAGGCACTAGAGCAACATGACCAGGAAATTACTGATTTGAGAGCAGAGTTTAAAAActttaaggccctg ATGATTGGATGA
- the LOC108321629 gene encoding aquaporin NIP6-1-like, with product MCSQHIPLILFSSCGEICIITKTFLQHLPPQAFLFATSGTSGVLLSRSFTNANNTTNNTNKNFLPKCCRCLTLDDRTIKDGALSSVSCSLSLSLLVPLARKVGAEFIGTIILMFVATTAAIVNEKTNGSEALIGCATTTGLAVMILIFATGHISSAHFNPVVILSFVALKQFPWKHVPMYIGAQILASICPTFALKWVYHPFMSGGVTIPLGGYAPLFALEFIPFFNLMFVVTAIATVVATDTRVVSIFFSSHYILQM from the exons ATGTGTTCTCAACACATACCATTAATTCTCTTTTCATCGTGTGGTGAAATATGTATAATAACGAAAACATTCCTTCAACACCTGCCACCTCAGGCATTTCTTTTTGCCACCTCAGGCACTTCTGGTGTACTTCTTTCTAGAAGTTTCACCAATGCCAACAATACAACAAATAATACTAATAAGAATTTCCTTCCCAAGTGTTGTAGATGCTTGACTTTGGATGATAGGACCATAAAAGATGGAGCCTTATCGTCCGTCTCATGCTCTCTATCATTGTCTCTTCTTGTGCCTTTGGCAAGAAAGGTCGGTGCTGAGTTCATCGGGACCATCATTCTTATGTTCGTCGCCACTACCGCCGCCATTGTCAACGAGAAGACAAACGGCTCTGAGGCTCTCATAGGTTGTGCTACCACCACTGGTCTTGCTGTTATGATCCTCATCTTTGCCACAGGCCACATCTCTAGTGCTCACTTCAATCCTGTCGTCATCCTTTCCTTTGTTGCATTGAAACAATTCCCTTGGAAACAT GTGCCTATGTATATTGGTGCACAAATTTTGGCATCGATTTGTCCCACATTTGCTCTGAAATGGGTTTATCACCCTTTCATGAGTGGTGGAGTCACAATTCCTTTAGGAGGATACGCCCCACTTTTTGCATTGGAATTCATT cctttctTTAATCTAATGTTCGTTGTCACTGCAATAGCCACTGTAGTAGCCACCGACACGAGAGTTGTGagtatatttttctcttctcattACATCCTTCAGATGTGA